A window of the Schlesneria paludicola DSM 18645 genome harbors these coding sequences:
- the pepT gene encoding peptidase T, with amino-acid sequence MDSLLDRFLRYVRIDTQADETSSSSPSTLKQLTLSRLLAEECRALGLADVTCDEFGIVMATIPSTVDHQVPAIAYVAHVDTSPEYTSTNVNPLVHRNYQGGDVALPGDAEKVIRVAENPDLLKCLSHTLVTSDGTTLLGADDKSGVAVIMTAAAELLKRGKDVKHGPIRLCFTCDEEIGRGTDKLDLTQLGAHVAYTLDGSGQNDIDAETFSADGAKVTVKGINTHPSVGKGAMVNAIRILASFLSRLPTATLAPETTDGREGFIHPYHVEGGVAEASARLILRDFETTRLNDQAKLLESIAETLRAEHPRAQITVEVRSQYRNMREGLVKEPRAVSKAVDAHKALGREPNLSIIRGGTDGSLLTAKGLPTPNLSTGEHNPHSPLEWTSVEEMQAAVAVLVQLAAEWAKQSV; translated from the coding sequence ATGGATTCGCTCCTTGATCGTTTTCTTCGATATGTTCGCATCGACACGCAAGCCGACGAAACCAGTTCGAGCTCTCCCAGCACTCTGAAACAGCTCACACTGAGCCGATTACTGGCCGAAGAATGCCGTGCCTTGGGACTTGCCGACGTGACGTGCGACGAATTTGGAATCGTGATGGCAACGATTCCCTCAACCGTGGACCATCAGGTACCGGCCATCGCGTATGTCGCCCATGTTGACACGTCGCCAGAATACACTTCAACGAATGTGAATCCCCTCGTGCATCGCAACTATCAGGGAGGCGACGTCGCTCTTCCTGGTGATGCCGAGAAAGTCATCAGGGTTGCGGAAAACCCTGATCTGCTGAAATGCCTCAGCCACACGCTAGTAACATCCGATGGAACAACGTTGCTGGGTGCGGACGACAAATCCGGCGTGGCGGTGATCATGACGGCCGCAGCTGAACTGCTGAAGCGCGGCAAGGATGTGAAGCACGGCCCGATACGGCTTTGCTTTACCTGCGACGAAGAAATCGGCCGTGGTACCGACAAGCTGGACCTGACGCAACTGGGGGCCCATGTCGCCTACACCCTCGACGGATCGGGACAAAACGACATTGATGCCGAAACATTCTCTGCCGACGGTGCCAAAGTGACCGTGAAAGGGATTAATACGCATCCCTCGGTGGGCAAAGGCGCGATGGTGAACGCGATCCGCATTCTGGCCTCCTTCTTGTCACGGCTTCCGACCGCCACCCTCGCCCCTGAAACAACGGACGGACGTGAGGGCTTTATCCATCCCTATCATGTGGAAGGGGGAGTCGCCGAAGCGTCGGCTCGGCTCATTCTGCGTGACTTTGAAACCACGCGATTAAACGATCAAGCCAAACTTCTGGAATCGATTGCCGAAACATTGCGCGCCGAACATCCGCGGGCCCAGATCACAGTCGAAGTTCGCTCGCAGTATCGCAACATGCGGGAAGGCCTGGTGAAAGAACCACGAGCCGTTTCAAAAGCCGTGGATGCTCACAAAGCCCTGGGCCGAGAACCCAATCTTTCCATCATTCGCGGCGGCACGGATGGATCGTTGTTGACGGCAAAGGGGCTGCCAACCCCGAACCTGTCAACCGGGGAACACAACCCGCATTCGCCGCTGGAATGGACCAGTGTCGAAGAAATGCAGGCCGCAGTCGCCGTGCTTGTACAACTCGCCGCGGAATGGGCAAAGCAGAGTGTTTGA